The Acidimicrobiales bacterium genome contains the following window.
AGCCACCGACCTCCCACCGTCGTCGGGGTCTCGGGCTCAGGAGCTGAGCCGCACCCCGAACTGGCTCTGCATGACCGTGATCGCCAGATCGGCGAGGCGGTCCGAGCCGCCCCTGGCCAGGTGGATGCCGTCCGGCTCCCGGATCTGTTGCTCGCCCCCCGAGGCGTCGGGCAGGTAGGCGGAGTACTTGCCGCTGCTGTCTACGAAGACGTGCCAGGAGTCCAGATACGAGACGCCCGGATGGACCGCGGCCTGACCCGCGACGACGCTGTTCACCAGCTGCATCTGCTGCGAGACGCCGCCCGAGGGCATGATCGGCATCCCCACCCAGAGCATGCGCTGGCCCTGGGCCGTGGCCTCGCTCATCATGGTGGCCACGCGCTGGGTGTAGGCGGCGATCCAGTCCGGCGAGCCGAACCCGACCGCCCTGCCCCCGACGAGGAACGACTGGTTGTCGTTGGCACCGATCATGGCCACCACGACGTCCGGTTGGAAGCGGGAGACGTCGGTGCGGAGCTCACCAGGCCAGTCGAAGTAGTCGGGTCGGGCCAGGCCGGTGTCGATCTTGCCGTCCAAGGTGGGCTGCACCACGCCGGTGGCCCCCAGCTTTGCGACCAGGCTCTGTCCGAAGTCCTCTCCGATCGAGTCCCCCACGGCGAGGACCCGCAGCGGGCTGGCGGCCGTCGGCTGGGGCAGGGGTGGCAGCGCCGGCGGGGCCGGGCTCGGGGCGCCGGCCGGCTGAGGCGCCGCGGGTGGCGCCGCCGCGGTGTGCCGCGCTCGCGGCGACGCCAGCGGAACGGGAGGAGTCGACTTGACCACCGGGCCACCGGTGGGCCGACCGAGCGCGTCCTTGACGAGGTCGCCAAGGTAGGCGAGACCAGTGCCGTTGCCGACCCACACCATCGGACGAAGGACCGTGAGCGCCGCCGTCCGCCGGGCGCCGAGCGGAGACGACTCGGCCGAGCGCTGGAGGGAATGAGAGTCCAACAGCAGCCACAGCCCCAGGCAGACGAAGCCGATGACCAGGACTCTCCCGGCCGCCAGGAGCCGAGGGCCCTCCGGGCCCGGCGCCGTGGTGGGAGGCGGTCGGAGCTCGGGCGTGGCGGGATCAGCTGATCGGGGATCCGCTGTCTGCGAGCGGGCGTCCCGGGTGGCGGAGATGCGCCCGAGGCTCGACAAGGCGTCAACATGAAGCGAGCGGGAGCGGCGATGCCGAGGGGCGGCGGCGATACGGACTCGGGTGCGCATCAGAACCGGTAGTAGATGAACGGGGCGACACCCTGGGGCCCGAGGGTGGTGATGCCGAACAAGGTGATGGCGAGCAGCACTCCCTGCCCCGCCGGGCGAAGCCGGGAGAACGCGGCGCGGGCTCGTTCCACGACGTCATGAGGCACGTACTGGGCGCCGATGCCGACGGCGATGGCCAGCAGGACGAGGGGTGTGACCTCGGGCGCCGGTCCCCACGCCGTGAACAGCCGCCGCAGCAGGGTGAGCGCCGTCGAGAACGAGTCCGATCGAAAGAACACCCAAGCCAGGCACACCACGTTGAACGTGACCACCCTCTGGGCGATGCGGTCCCATCGTGAGCCGGGCAGGGGGTCGAGACCCCGCGCCTCCCGGCGGGAGCGACGCCAGTGGCCGGTCACCTGCCCGATGCCGTGGATGGTCCCCCACATGACGAACGTCCACGCCGCGCCGTGCCACAGGCCACCGAGCACCATGGTGATCATGACGTTGCGATACGTCGACAGCCGCGACCCCCGGTTGCCCCCCAGGGGGATGTAGAGGTAGTCGCGCAACCAGCGGGACAGCGTCATGTGCCACCGTCGCCAGAAGTCCTGGAGGGTGCGGGCGGCGTACGGGCTGTCGAAGTTGGCGGGGAACTTGAACCCGAGCAGCAGCGCCACACCGATGGCGATGTCGGTATACCCGCTGAAGTCGGCATAGATCTGCACCGCGTAGCCGTAGATGGCGACGGCGATCTCGAGCGAGCTGTGCTGGCCCGGGCTGTTGAACACGGGATCGACGATGGCCGTGGCCAGGAAGCTCGAGAGCACCACCTTCTTGAACAGGCCGGCGAAGATGAGGTAGGCCGCCCTCGAGAAGTCGACCTTGCGCGGGTCCCGCCGGGTGCGGATCTGCGGCAGGAGCTCGGAGCCTCGCACGATGGGCCCGGCGACCAGGTGGGGGAAGAACGAGAGGTAGGTGGCGAAGTCGAGCCAGCTGGCCGGCTCCAGGGAACGCCGGTAGATGTCGATCACGTAGCTGAGGGCCATGAACGTGAAGAACGAGATCCCCACCGGCAGGGTGACCTGGAGCAGCGGCAGCGGGGCTCCGATGCCCATGCCGTGCAGGACGTTCGCCACGTTGACGGCGAAGAAGCCGTAGTACTTGAACCAGCCGAGGAGGCCCAGCTCGACGGCGACGGTGGCCCACAGGGCGGCTTTGCGCGAGGCGGGCGAATCCGTGCGGTGGATCGCCAGCGCACCGAGTTGGGCGAAGGCGGTGGACGCCCCGAGCAGGAAGACGAAGTGCCAGTCCCACCAGCCGTAGAAGACGTAGCTGGCGAGGATCATGAACGGCTTCCAGCGCCGGGGGAAGGGCGCGAGCAGCCAGCTCACCAGGAAGACGATGGCGAAGAAGACGGCGAAGTCGATGGTGGGAAAGAGCATCAGTCTCGACGCAGCTCCCCGTGTATGCGCCCGCGTCTCAGCGACGAAAGCATTCCCCCGCCCGCCACGAGGCCGATATTAGGCGACGCGGTGGGGAAAGTCCGACTCTGCCCTACCCTCGGGCTTTGAGCGCCTCGATCAGCTTCGGGACGACCTTGTGCACGTCCCCGACGATGCCCAGGTCGGCGATGGAGAAGATGGGGGCCTCCTGGTCCTTGTTGATGGCGATGATGTTCTTGGCCCCCTTCATACCGACCATGTGCTGGGTGGCGCCCGAGATCCCCACGGCGAGGTAGACGGTCGGCTTCACGGTCTTGCCCGTCTGGCCCACCTGGTAGGCGTATGGCACCCAGCCGGCATCGACGATCGCTCGAGACGCGCCTGGCGCCGCCTTGAGCAGCTTGGCCAGCTCCTCGATCATCTCGTACTTGTCGGCCTGGCCCAGGCCCCGGCCACCGGAGACGACGATCTCGGCCTCGTCGAGCTGCGGTCCGCTGCGCTCCTCGACGTGACGCTCGAGCACCCGGGCGGCGTCGGTGGCACCGGTGTCAGGCACCTCGACGGGCACCACCTCGGCCGCCGATCCACCGTCGGGTTCGGCCGCGAACGACTTGGCCCGCACCACGAAGATGCCGGGGCCGTCGCCCGTGAAACGGCTCTTGGCCATCTGCACCCCGCCGAAGATGGCGTGGTGGGCGACCGGGACTCCGTCCTCGACGGTCAGGTCCACCAGGTTGGTGAGCACGGGCCGGTCGATGCGGGCCGAGAGCCGCCCGGCGATGTCCCGGCCGTCGTAGGTGGTCCCGATCAGGATCACGTCGGGCGCGTTGCCCGCCGCGATCTGGGCGGCGATCGCCGCCGCGACCCGGCTGCCGGGAAGCGCGTTGCCGAGATCGCCCACGTCGTAGGCCTTGCTGGCGCCGTGGCTGCCGAGCGCTCCGGCCGTCGAGGCCACGTCGTCGCCCCACGCCACCGCCTCGACGACCGAGCCCAGCGAGCGGGCCTTGGTCAGCAGCTCGAGGGTGAGGCTGGTCGGGGCTCCACCCGACGACTCAGCGACGACCCATACCTTGTCGGTTGCCATCAGTTTCAGGATCCTCCCGGCTGCGGTGGGCTACAGAAGCTTCAGTTGCTCGAGGAAGGCGATGATGCGCTCGTAGGCATCACCCTCGTCGACCACGACCTCGCCCGCCTTGCGCTCCTCGGCGGCGGCCACGTCGAAGACCTCCTCGCGGGCTCCGGCGACGCCCACCTGGTCGGGCGTCAGGCCGAGGTCGGCCACCTTCAGCTGCTCGACGGGCTTGCCCTTCGCCGCCATGATGCCCTTGAAGGACGGGTACCGGGGCTCGACGACCCCGGCGGTCACGGTGACCACCGCCGGCAGCGGACACTCCACCTCGTCGAAGCCCGCCTCGGTCTGGCGTTCCACCCGGACCTTGCCGTCGCTCACGTCGATCTTCTTCGCGAAGGTCACCGAGGGCAGGCCGAGGAGCTCGGCCACCTGGGCCGGCGTGGTGCCCGTGTACCCGTCGGTCGATTCCGTCGCCGCCACGACCAGGTCGGGCTCGGCCCGCTTGATGGCGGCGGCCAGCACCTTGGCGGTGCCGAGGGCGTCGGTGCCCGCCAGGACGTCGTCGCTGACGAGGATGGCCTTGGCCGCGCCCATGGCGAGCGCCGTGCGCAGGCCGCTCGTCTCCTCGTGGGGTGCCATGGACACCAGCGTCACCTCACCGCCACCGGCGCGCTCCGCCAGCTGGAGGGACATCTCGACGCCGTAGGAGTCGGAGTCGTCGAGGATGAGCTTCCCCTCGCGGACGAGGTTCTTGGTGTCGGGCTGCAGCGACCCCGGGGCGGCGGGGTCGGGGATCTGCTTGACACAGACGGCGACGTTCATGCCTGTCATTGTTCACGACAGCCCCGCCGCTCGACCAACCGGGTCCCCGCGGGCCCCCGCCCAGGCGGCTGCTGGCGGCCCCTGGCGGCCCCGGCGTGGGCCCGAGCGCAGATCGCCAGCAGGCCGTTTGCTAGCGTCGATGGAGAGACGCTGTGGCGAGCGCGCGAGCCCGAACCCCCGCCGGTACGCCGGCGACACAACTGGCAACCACCACTGCCACTGAGGAGGACCCGAACGGAGTGCCCGGAAGCGACGAGGTGCGGCTGTCATCTCCGGCCACCACCGAGCTCCCCCGCCTGGCCCGGCTGACCGCCAGCGGGCTGGCCTGCCGCCTGGGTTTCAGCTACGACG
Protein-coding sequences here:
- a CDS encoding MBOAT family protein, yielding MLFPTIDFAVFFAIVFLVSWLLAPFPRRWKPFMILASYVFYGWWDWHFVFLLGASTAFAQLGALAIHRTDSPASRKAALWATVAVELGLLGWFKYYGFFAVNVANVLHGMGIGAPLPLLQVTLPVGISFFTFMALSYVIDIYRRSLEPASWLDFATYLSFFPHLVAGPIVRGSELLPQIRTRRDPRKVDFSRAAYLIFAGLFKKVVLSSFLATAIVDPVFNSPGQHSSLEIAVAIYGYAVQIYADFSGYTDIAIGVALLLGFKFPANFDSPYAARTLQDFWRRWHMTLSRWLRDYLYIPLGGNRGSRLSTYRNVMITMVLGGLWHGAAWTFVMWGTIHGIGQVTGHWRRSRREARGLDPLPGSRWDRIAQRVVTFNVVCLAWVFFRSDSFSTALTLLRRLFTAWGPAPEVTPLVLLAIAVGIGAQYVPHDVVERARAAFSRLRPAGQGVLLAITLFGITTLGPQGVAPFIYYRF
- a CDS encoding DUF459 domain-containing protein, whose translation is MRTRVRIAAAPRHRRSRSLHVDALSSLGRISATRDARSQTADPRSADPATPELRPPPTTAPGPEGPRLLAAGRVLVIGFVCLGLWLLLDSHSLQRSAESSPLGARRTAALTVLRPMVWVGNGTGLAYLGDLVKDALGRPTGGPVVKSTPPVPLASPRARHTAAAPPAAPQPAGAPSPAPPALPPLPQPTAASPLRVLAVGDSIGEDFGQSLVAKLGATGVVQPTLDGKIDTGLARPDYFDWPGELRTDVSRFQPDVVVAMIGANDNQSFLVGGRAVGFGSPDWIAAYTQRVATMMSEATAQGQRMLWVGMPIMPSGGVSQQMQLVNSVVAGQAAVHPGVSYLDSWHVFVDSSGKYSAYLPDASGGEQQIREPDGIHLARGGSDRLADLAITVMQSQFGVRLSS
- a CDS encoding electron transfer flavoprotein subunit alpha/FixB family protein, which codes for MATDKVWVVAESSGGAPTSLTLELLTKARSLGSVVEAVAWGDDVASTAGALGSHGASKAYDVGDLGNALPGSRVAAAIAAQIAAGNAPDVILIGTTYDGRDIAGRLSARIDRPVLTNLVDLTVEDGVPVAHHAIFGGVQMAKSRFTGDGPGIFVVRAKSFAAEPDGGSAAEVVPVEVPDTGATDAARVLERHVEERSGPQLDEAEIVVSGGRGLGQADKYEMIEELAKLLKAAPGASRAIVDAGWVPYAYQVGQTGKTVKPTVYLAVGISGATQHMVGMKGAKNIIAINKDQEAPIFSIADLGIVGDVHKVVPKLIEALKARG
- a CDS encoding electron transfer flavoprotein subunit beta/FixA family protein — encoded protein: MNVAVCVKQIPDPAAPGSLQPDTKNLVREGKLILDDSDSYGVEMSLQLAERAGGGEVTLVSMAPHEETSGLRTALAMGAAKAILVSDDVLAGTDALGTAKVLAAAIKRAEPDLVVAATESTDGYTGTTPAQVAELLGLPSVTFAKKIDVSDGKVRVERQTEAGFDEVECPLPAVVTVTAGVVEPRYPSFKGIMAAKGKPVEQLKVADLGLTPDQVGVAGAREEVFDVAAAEERKAGEVVVDEGDAYERIIAFLEQLKLL